CAGCCAGTTCCACCAGGGTTGGAAACAAATCCACCAATTCCACTAGCTCATTGCGCATGCGCCACTTTTTCTCTTGTTCCTTAGACTGTTGTTCCAGTTTCTTCTGTCCAGTGAGTAGACCTTGTTCACTCTTCCGTTTCTGAATCCATAGATCCTGTTTCTTTTGTTCCTGTTTCTGTTGTTCCAGTTTCTTCTGTCCAGTGAGTAGACCTTCTTCACTCTTCCGTTTCTGAATCCATAGATCCTGATCTTTTTGTTCCAGTTTCTTCTGTCCAGTGAGTAGACGACCTTCTTTACTCTTCCGTCTCTGAATCCATAGAACCTGTTTCTTTTGTTCCTGATTCAGTTGTTCCAGATTCTTCTGTCCAGTGAGTAGACCTTGTTCACTCTTCCGTTTCTGAATCCATAGATCCTGATCTTTTTGTTCCTGATTCAGTTGTTCCAGTTTCTTCTGTCCAGTGAGTAGACCTTGTTCACTCTTCCGTTTCTGAATCCATAGATTCTGATCTTTTTGTTCCTGATTCAGATGTTTCCCTTTTTGTTGAAGTTGAGGCACTTTAAGAATGAATGGAACTCGTGTGGCCACCTCATAATTACTGAACTTAGACCACTCTCCATGCTCTCCAAGTGACCAGCCTGTACACACAAAAATCAACATTTCGTCAATacataaaatagaatattatagtacgctttgaaattaatagaatattagattaagaatacaaattataagtaattttattaatttcaaagggtactatagttctaat
The nucleotide sequence above comes from Nilaparvata lugens isolate BPH unplaced genomic scaffold, ASM1435652v1 scaffold2410, whole genome shotgun sequence. Encoded proteins:
- the LOC111061142 gene encoding golgin subfamily A member 6-like protein 2, with product WSLGEHGEWSKFSNYEVATRVPFILKVPQLQQKGKHLNQEQKDQNLWIQKRKSEQGLLTGQKKLEQLNQEQKDQDLWIQKRKSEQGLLTGQKNLEQLNQEQKKQVLWIQRRKSKEGRLLTGQKKLEQKDQDLWIQKRKSEEGLLTGQKKLEQQKQEQKKQDLWIQKRKSEQGLLTGQKKLEQQSKEQEKKWRMRNELVELVDLFPTLVELAGFEPLERCSTGEKQQLLCTEGNSLVPLLLQENSVNPTTAKWKRAAFSQYPRPGLYPMLKPNSDRPRLSEIAVMGYTMRTDRYRYTEWEAVDFGARLEEAVDSGKRFFGGG